A single genomic interval of Hafnia alvei harbors:
- the pagP gene encoding lipid IV(A) palmitoyltransferase PagP, whose amino-acid sequence MKLVKTGRLSIGCLSLLAPVVVFAQTPITTSESPDTHSKTQQDSSFWGSFTDQVKQTWHADNYELYVPLNTWHNRAMYDKEKTDKYNERPWGAGFGVYRYDENDNWHSLYAMAFKDSHNKIEPIIGYGFEWMWIPGDRDGWRFGAGYTASITARDDYSYIPIPLVLPLVSIEYNRLSIQTTYIPGTYNNGNVLFTWMRWKF is encoded by the coding sequence ATGAAACTAGTGAAAACAGGTCGCCTGTCTATTGGTTGTCTATCGCTATTGGCGCCCGTCGTTGTTTTTGCGCAAACACCAATAACAACCAGCGAATCACCTGATACACACTCAAAGACGCAGCAAGATAGCAGCTTTTGGGGCTCGTTTACCGATCAGGTCAAACAAACTTGGCATGCCGATAATTACGAGCTGTATGTGCCGCTAAATACTTGGCACAACCGCGCCATGTATGACAAAGAGAAAACCGACAAGTACAACGAACGCCCTTGGGGCGCGGGGTTTGGCGTCTATCGTTACGATGAAAACGATAATTGGCACTCACTGTATGCGATGGCGTTTAAAGACTCTCACAATAAAATTGAGCCTATTATCGGCTATGGTTTTGAATGGATGTGGATCCCTGGAGACCGAGATGGTTGGCGTTTTGGTGCAGGGTATACGGCCAGTATCACCGCTCGTGATGATTACTCCTACATTCCGATTCCGCTAGTGTTACCTTTAGTATCGATTGAGTACAATCGTTTATCTATTCAAACAACGTATATTCCAGGAACCTACAATAACGGAAATGTCTTATTTACATGGATGCGTTGGAAATTTTAA
- the cspE gene encoding transcription antiterminator/RNA stability regulator CspE: MAKIKGQVKWFNEAKGFGFITPADGSKDVFVHFSAIQGNGFKTLAEGQHVEFEIQDGQKGPSAVNVTAI; this comes from the coding sequence ATGGCTAAGATCAAAGGTCAAGTAAAGTGGTTCAACGAAGCTAAAGGTTTCGGTTTCATCACCCCGGCTGACGGCAGCAAAGATGTGTTCGTACACTTCTCTGCAATCCAGGGTAACGGTTTCAAAACTCTGGCTGAAGGTCAGCACGTTGAGTTTGAAATCCAAGATGGCCAGAAAGGCCCATCTGCAGTTAACGTAACTGCAATCTAA
- a CDS encoding PTS mannose transporter subunit IID: MVDTTSSVATPKTETKLTAGDLRSVFLRSNLFQGSWNFERMQALGFCFSMVPVIRRLYPENTDERRQAIKRHLEFFNTHPYVAAPILGVTAAMEEQRANGAPIDDGAINGIKVGLMGPLAGVGDPIFWGTVRPVFAALGAGIAMTGSLLGPILFFVLFNLVRLLVRYYGVAYGYKKGVDIVSDMGGGFLQKLTEGASILGLFVMGALVNKWTHVNIPLVVSRITDQTGHTTVTTVQTILDQLMPGLIPLLLTFGCMWLLRKKVNALWIIIGFFFIGIFGYWIGLLGL, translated from the coding sequence ATGGTTGATACAACATCATCAGTTGCAACTCCAAAAACTGAAACGAAACTCACCGCAGGCGACCTGCGCAGCGTATTCCTGCGCTCTAACCTGTTTCAAGGTTCATGGAACTTTGAACGTATGCAAGCATTGGGTTTCTGTTTCTCCATGGTGCCGGTTATCCGTCGCCTGTATCCAGAGAACACAGATGAACGCAGGCAGGCAATCAAGCGTCATTTAGAATTCTTCAACACACACCCATACGTTGCGGCCCCTATTTTGGGTGTTACAGCGGCGATGGAAGAACAGCGTGCGAACGGTGCTCCGATCGACGATGGTGCCATTAACGGTATCAAAGTGGGTCTGATGGGACCGTTAGCCGGTGTGGGTGACCCAATCTTCTGGGGTACCGTACGTCCTGTATTTGCAGCGTTAGGTGCAGGTATTGCGATGACCGGTAGCCTGTTGGGCCCTATCCTGTTCTTCGTTCTGTTCAACCTGGTTCGCCTGCTGGTTCGTTACTATGGCGTAGCTTACGGTTATAAGAAAGGTGTTGATATCGTTAGCGATATGGGCGGTGGCTTCCTACAGAAACTGACGGAGGGGGCATCGATCCTAGGTCTGTTTGTTATGGGGGCCTTGGTTAACAAGTGGACGCATGTCAACATTCCACTTGTGGTATCCCGTATCACTGACCAAACCGGTCACACCACGGTAACCACGGTTCAGACCATTCTGGACCAGTTGATGCCTGGCCTGATCCCACTGCTGCTGACCTTCGGCTGTATGTGGCTGCTGCGTAAGAAAGTCAACGCACTGTGGATCATTATCGGCTTCTTCTTCATTGGTATCTTCGGCTACTGGATCGGTCTGCTCGGTCTGTAA
- the pgeF gene encoding peptidoglycan editing factor PgeF: MAIPGWRNIPNIRYGFGHKTALMPTVLSPYRETMPEKKQVHGIRVVDVTTPNQECGECDALYTSKPNILLTILTADCLPVIFSRQDGQAIAVAHAGWRGLIDGVLEQVTKRISQEDDISQWMAAIGPSAGACCYEVDEPLVERFHQALPYESALISPRFRHLDLVAIAQAKLHGLGFAHVDNLSECTICTQEHQPEATHYFRYTSFRRNAHRREREPEHPGIKGRNQYSGLIILP; the protein is encoded by the coding sequence ATGGCAATCCCCGGTTGGCGCAACATCCCAAATATTCGTTATGGATTCGGTCACAAGACAGCGTTAATGCCGACAGTTTTAAGCCCCTATCGGGAGACGATGCCTGAGAAAAAGCAGGTACATGGGATCCGCGTAGTCGATGTAACCACACCCAACCAAGAGTGCGGCGAATGTGATGCTCTTTATACGAGTAAACCAAACATACTGCTGACTATTCTCACCGCTGACTGCCTGCCTGTGATTTTCAGCCGCCAAGACGGCCAAGCTATAGCGGTGGCACATGCGGGCTGGCGTGGACTCATAGACGGCGTTTTAGAGCAGGTTACGAAGCGTATTTCACAAGAGGATGATATTTCACAGTGGATGGCCGCTATCGGCCCTAGTGCAGGGGCATGCTGTTATGAAGTGGATGAACCTTTGGTCGAACGCTTTCATCAAGCGCTGCCTTATGAGTCAGCATTGATTTCACCCCGCTTCCGACATTTAGATCTCGTAGCTATTGCGCAAGCTAAACTTCATGGGCTTGGATTCGCTCATGTCGATAACCTATCTGAGTGCACTATTTGCACCCAAGAACATCAACCTGAAGCAACTCACTATTTCCGCTATACCAGTTTTCGGCGCAATGCGCATCGGCGCGAACGAGAACCTGAGCATCCAGGAATCAAAGGCCGCAATCAGTACTCCGGCTTAATCATTCTCCCCTAG
- the mntP gene encoding manganese efflux pump MntP, with the protein MNLSATVILAFGMSMDAFAASIGKGAALHKPRFREAFRTGLIFGAVEAITPLIGWGIGLLASKFIMEWDHWVAFALLFMLGSRMVYEGWKGNHDENAEPVRRHGFWLLVTTAIATSLDAMAIGVGLAFLQVNILHTAMAIGLATMIMATLGMMIGRFIGPLLGKRAEILGGVVLIGIGFSILYEHIGPFF; encoded by the coding sequence ATGAATTTATCCGCAACAGTTATCCTCGCTTTCGGCATGTCTATGGACGCTTTCGCTGCGTCAATTGGTAAAGGTGCCGCGCTGCACAAACCTCGTTTCCGTGAAGCATTCCGTACTGGTCTTATTTTTGGTGCCGTAGAAGCGATTACCCCGCTCATTGGTTGGGGAATTGGTCTACTGGCCAGCAAGTTCATTATGGAATGGGATCACTGGGTCGCCTTTGCCCTGCTCTTCATGCTCGGGAGTCGTATGGTTTATGAGGGCTGGAAAGGCAACCATGATGAAAATGCTGAACCAGTGCGCCGTCACGGATTCTGGCTGCTCGTCACCACGGCAATTGCAACCAGCTTAGATGCAATGGCCATCGGCGTCGGGTTAGCCTTCCTACAGGTCAATATCCTCCACACCGCGATGGCGATTGGTTTAGCCACGATGATTATGGCGACGTTGGGCATGATGATTGGTCGATTTATTGGCCCGCTGTTAGGCAAGCGCGCAGAGATTTTGGGAGGCGTGGTACTTATCGGTATTGGCTTCTCGATTTTATATGAGCATATCGGTCCTTTCTTCTAA
- the rlmA gene encoding 23S rRNA (guanine(745)-N(1))-methyltransferase, whose translation MPYQCPLCQQPLEKNDHQWRCANNHQFDCAKEGYVNLMPVQHKHSKQPGDSTEMMQARRAFLDQNYYQPLREAVCHAIQTHIAPQTRRILDIGCGEGYYTSEVAKQFRERDIAVFGLDIAKVAIRYAAKRYPTVSFCVASSHRLPYADASMDAVIRIYAPCKAEELARVVAQQGILVTVSPAPRHLYQLKAQVYDSVQLHAEKTETFEGFTLIDEQQLAYTLMLPGEQAANLLQMTPFAWRATPDVAETLKSSAEFECETDFAIRVYRRD comes from the coding sequence ATGCCTTATCAGTGTCCTCTTTGTCAGCAACCGCTGGAAAAAAACGATCATCAGTGGCGTTGCGCCAATAATCACCAGTTTGATTGTGCAAAAGAGGGATACGTAAATCTGATGCCTGTTCAGCACAAACACTCCAAGCAGCCGGGGGATAGTACTGAAATGATGCAGGCGCGGCGTGCATTTTTGGATCAAAACTACTATCAGCCGCTGCGTGAAGCCGTTTGCCATGCGATTCAGACGCATATAGCGCCTCAAACCCGTCGTATTCTCGATATTGGCTGCGGCGAGGGATATTACACCTCTGAAGTGGCAAAACAGTTTAGAGAGCGGGATATTGCGGTTTTTGGCTTAGATATTGCCAAGGTTGCTATTCGCTATGCGGCTAAACGTTACCCGACGGTCTCTTTCTGTGTTGCTTCAAGTCATCGTCTGCCTTACGCCGATGCCTCGATGGATGCTGTTATTCGCATCTATGCACCTTGCAAGGCGGAAGAGCTGGCTCGTGTTGTTGCTCAACAGGGTATTCTTGTGACAGTGTCACCGGCTCCGCGCCATCTCTACCAACTGAAGGCGCAAGTTTATGACTCTGTACAGCTGCATGCGGAGAAGACTGAAACGTTTGAGGGTTTCACGCTTATTGATGAGCAACAGCTGGCCTACACCCTGATGCTGCCAGGAGAGCAGGCCGCTAATTTGTTGCAAATGACGCCTTTCGCGTGGCGAGCGACGCCTGATGTAGCAGAAACATTGAAAAGTAGCGCTGAATTTGAGTGCGAAACAGATTTTGCTATTCGTGTGTATCGCCGTGATTGA
- a CDS encoding DUF2627 domain-containing protein, with amino-acid sequence MCGIFSKEVLSKNHSVDYHFSADSYLSASSSNDSSLSI; translated from the coding sequence ATGTGTGGCATTTTCAGTAAAGAAGTTCTGAGTAAAAACCATAGCGTTGACTACCACTTCTCTGCCGATTCTTATCTTAGTGCCTCAAGCAGTAACGACTCTAGTTTGTCTATCTAA
- a CDS encoding DUF986 family protein, which produces MSLTDIALLAFILLFILYAVYDEIIMPRRNGKTRLQVNLKRRNKADSGIFVGLLAILAYQNITNNGSHFTTWLLFTLAIIAIYVFYIRWPKILFKETGFYYGNVFILYSRIKNMNMSEDGYLVIDLEKRRLLIQVAKMDDLDLILKFFVEQK; this is translated from the coding sequence ATGTCTTTAACTGATATCGCACTGCTGGCTTTTATCCTGCTGTTTATTCTTTACGCCGTCTATGATGAAATCATCATGCCAAGGCGTAATGGAAAAACACGCTTACAGGTTAATTTAAAACGTCGTAATAAAGCCGACAGTGGAATATTTGTTGGATTGTTAGCCATTCTTGCGTACCAAAATATTACTAATAATGGTTCTCATTTCACAACATGGTTACTCTTTACTCTGGCAATTATCGCTATCTATGTTTTTTATATTCGCTGGCCAAAAATATTATTTAAAGAAACCGGTTTTTATTACGGTAATGTTTTTATTTTATACAGCCGAATCAAAAATATGAATATGTCAGAAGATGGCTATCTGGTTATTGATTTAGAGAAACGCAGGTTACTGATTCAAGTCGCTAAAATGGACGATTTAGACTTAATCTTAAAGTTTTTCGTTGAGCAGAAATAA
- the cysB gene encoding HTH-type transcriptional regulator CysB, with the protein MKLQQLRYIVEVVNHNLNVSSTAEGLYTSQPGISKQVRMLEDELGIQIFSRSGKHLTQVTPAGQEIIRIAREVLSKVDAIKAVAGEHTYPDKGSLYVATTHTQARYALPPVIKGFIERYPRVSLHMHQGSPTQIAEAVSKGNADFAIATEALHLYDDLIMLPCYHWNRAVVVKPDHPLAGKTSITIEELAEYPIVTYTFGFTGRSELDTAFNRAGLTPKIVFTATDADVIKTYVRLGLGVGVIANMAVDPAQDPDLVTVDTSDIFTFSTTKIGFRRSTFLRSYMYDFIQRFAPHLTRDVVDTAVALRSNEEIEAMFKDIKLPIK; encoded by the coding sequence ATGAAATTGCAGCAGCTTCGTTACATTGTGGAAGTGGTGAACCACAATTTAAATGTGTCATCGACCGCAGAAGGCCTGTACACCTCTCAGCCAGGCATTAGTAAGCAAGTACGAATGCTAGAGGATGAATTAGGTATCCAGATCTTTTCCCGCAGTGGAAAACATCTGACACAGGTAACGCCAGCAGGGCAGGAAATTATCCGCATTGCGCGTGAAGTTTTATCCAAGGTTGATGCCATCAAAGCTGTTGCAGGGGAACATACCTATCCAGACAAAGGCTCACTGTATGTGGCTACGACGCATACGCAGGCGCGTTATGCGCTGCCTCCCGTGATTAAAGGCTTTATCGAACGCTATCCACGCGTGTCTCTGCATATGCATCAAGGCTCTCCAACGCAGATTGCGGAAGCGGTTTCTAAAGGAAACGCGGATTTTGCTATCGCGACTGAAGCTCTGCATCTTTATGATGATTTGATTATGTTGCCTTGTTACCACTGGAATCGCGCCGTGGTGGTGAAACCCGACCATCCGCTGGCAGGGAAAACCTCGATCACCATTGAAGAGCTGGCCGAATATCCCATTGTTACCTATACCTTTGGTTTCACGGGGCGTTCAGAGCTGGATACGGCCTTCAATCGTGCGGGTTTGACACCCAAGATTGTCTTTACTGCCACAGACGCCGACGTGATCAAAACCTACGTGCGTTTGGGCTTAGGGGTGGGGGTTATCGCGAATATGGCGGTCGATCCTGCTCAGGATCCTGATTTGGTTACGGTGGATACCAGCGATATCTTTACCTTTAGCACTACAAAAATCGGCTTCCGCCGCAGTACGTTCCTGCGTAGCTATATGTATGATTTCATCCAACGTTTTGCACCGCATTTGACGCGAGATGTTGTTGATACCGCTGTTGCATTGCGTTCAAATGAAGAAATTGAGGCAATGTTTAAAGATATAAAACTGCCGATCAAATAA